A window of the Helianthus annuus cultivar XRQ/B chromosome 4, HanXRQr2.0-SUNRISE, whole genome shotgun sequence genome harbors these coding sequences:
- the LOC110935455 gene encoding uncharacterized protein LOC110935455, translating into MHFVRDSMRTKNVGLQGNMNATENIGTSTDVECVDCKRICKRTCERRTRYRTTPPHHTTPSLYASICDATPKPCVASHPDTQTLFFNGGLMKLISDASWVLIQEFMDKHAIDYVALYSLS; encoded by the exons ATGCACTTCGTTAGAGATTCGATGCGAACAAAGAACGTG GGATTACAGGGTAACATGAATGCAACTGAAAATATAGGCACTTCAACAGATGTCGAATGTGTTG ATTGTAAACGTATTTGTAAACGTACCTGTGAAAGACGAACACGCTACCGCACCACCCCGCCACACCACACCACGCCATCTCTATACGCTTCAATCTGCGACGCGACTCCGAAACCG TGTGTAGCTTCACATCCAGACACACAAACGTTGTTCTTTAATG GTGGGTTGATGAAGTTAATTTCAGATGCATCATGGGTACTTATACAAGAATTTATGGATAAACATGCAATAGATTATGTGGCTCTCTATTCTCTTTCGTAG